The following are from one region of the Advenella mimigardefordensis DPN7 genome:
- the cpaB gene encoding Flp pilus assembly protein CpaB gives MNRNVLLLLAAIAAGLAAAWFARRYIQDHIRALDEQAKVRTVSRIVADFDLPEGLRLERLHLAVMPVPVNWVPSGSIAPEEVESIEGKLITTAVRKGDILLRANLAPQRHQAFSQKIRTGRRAVTIPVDAINSVSGMLVPGDLIDLYVSFEYRRKRITAPLLQGVLVLATGSDSRQTDAAEESGQSTAFSTVTLDTAPEEAARLVAARQAGTITALLRHPDDARASNKGVQGDLATLLGIAKPVSVTRKRPTVIYGNQPQHRLPALSAESQPGVTDQSKGLFELPDTEDIVSAWINSLPAVRTSDGTAPAVSMGAKEEISVTENDIRDRGAAQVQSSALAVDVQETP, from the coding sequence TTGAACCGCAACGTCTTGCTATTGCTCGCAGCCATTGCTGCTGGCCTGGCTGCTGCCTGGTTTGCGCGGCGCTACATACAGGATCATATCCGGGCACTGGATGAACAGGCTAAAGTGCGCACCGTCAGCCGGATCGTCGCCGATTTTGATCTGCCCGAAGGATTGCGATTAGAGCGCCTGCATCTAGCGGTCATGCCCGTCCCGGTCAATTGGGTCCCCAGCGGCAGCATTGCGCCGGAAGAGGTAGAAAGCATCGAAGGCAAGCTGATCACGACCGCTGTGCGCAAGGGCGATATTTTGTTACGCGCCAATCTGGCGCCCCAGCGGCATCAGGCCTTTTCACAAAAAATTCGAACCGGCAGGCGTGCCGTTACCATACCGGTAGATGCCATCAACTCGGTGTCGGGCATGCTGGTGCCGGGCGATCTGATCGATCTTTACGTGTCCTTCGAATACCGCCGTAAACGAATCACAGCACCGCTATTGCAGGGGGTATTGGTGTTGGCCACGGGCAGTGACAGCCGGCAGACCGACGCCGCAGAGGAATCGGGCCAGAGCACGGCATTTTCAACAGTAACGCTGGACACGGCGCCGGAAGAAGCCGCCAGGCTGGTGGCTGCCCGGCAGGCCGGCACGATTACAGCCCTGCTGCGTCATCCGGATGATGCCAGGGCAAGCAACAAGGGTGTACAGGGCGACCTGGCGACGCTACTGGGCATTGCAAAGCCGGTATCCGTTACGCGGAAAAGACCCACGGTTATTTACGGCAACCAGCCTCAGCACCGACTGCCTGCCTTGAGCGCCGAATCGCAGCCGGGTGTGACCGATCAGTCCAAAGGGCTTTTTGAACTGCCCGACACCGAAGATATCGTTAGCGCATGGATCAATTCGCTTCCCGCTGTCAGGACGTCGGACGGCACAGCACCTGCTGTATCGATGGGCGCTAAAGAAGAGATCAGCGTAACAGAGAATGACATTCGTGATAGAGGGGCCGCTCAGGTTCAGTCATCGGCCCTGGCTGTGGACGTGCAGGAAACACCATGA
- a CDS encoding type II secretion system F family protein, producing the protein MIWIALLFTAIFIAVVFVLLQQTLGRMFKNWEERVKTDTTRKLQDFFLFIDPSALWSGNVVLSLLLAVITWVLSSLWWLGVVLGLLVFVAPNWLVARMRRRRLAQFDGQLPAMLLALAGALRAGAGVQAAIGQITMQAAAPLSQEFGLVQRQQRLGVSFEQSLDDLFARMPSESTGLLVSALKIANQSGGNLAEALERIAQTLQARQQIQGRIRALTSQGKMQAWVMAGLPLLLMVVLNMLDPAAMSPLWFHPAGWTVLVIIFMLEALGIWLILKIVNIDI; encoded by the coding sequence ATGATCTGGATTGCACTGCTGTTTACCGCGATATTTATTGCAGTTGTCTTTGTATTGCTGCAGCAAACACTCGGCCGCATGTTTAAAAACTGGGAAGAGCGAGTCAAGACCGATACCACCCGCAAGTTGCAGGATTTTTTTCTGTTTATCGATCCGTCGGCGCTATGGTCGGGCAATGTTGTGCTGTCACTTTTGCTGGCCGTCATTACCTGGGTGTTAAGTAGCTTGTGGTGGTTGGGTGTCGTACTCGGTTTGCTCGTCTTTGTGGCACCGAACTGGCTGGTCGCCCGCATGCGCAGGCGACGTCTTGCACAGTTTGATGGACAATTGCCTGCCATGCTGCTGGCACTTGCCGGTGCCTTGCGGGCCGGGGCTGGTGTGCAGGCGGCAATCGGACAAATAACGATGCAGGCAGCTGCGCCGCTCTCACAGGAATTCGGACTGGTACAGCGACAGCAGCGCTTGGGTGTCTCTTTCGAGCAAAGCCTGGATGATCTGTTTGCCCGCATGCCTTCAGAGTCCACCGGCTTGCTGGTTTCAGCACTGAAAATCGCGAATCAAAGCGGCGGGAATCTTGCCGAAGCACTCGAACGGATCGCCCAAACACTGCAGGCTCGCCAGCAAATACAGGGACGAATTCGGGCGTTGACTTCACAAGGGAAAATGCAGGCGTGGGTCATGGCGGGATTGCCATTGTTATTGATGGTTGTGCTCAATATGCTGGATCCCGCAGCCATGTCGCCGCTGTGGTTCCATCCGGCAGGCTGGACAGTACTGGTCATCATCTTTATGCTGGAAGCGCTGGGTATTTGGCTGATTCTCAAAATTGTGAATATCGATATTTAA
- a CDS encoding type II and III secretion system protein family protein — MKLIYTCSMIIALEMSAIAPACANESSVSQIALQVGDVKVVPFADLARVAVGDGKIVNAVTDGENELVLFAREPGQTVLNIWDKTNRSQQFHIVVRAAGEQKLQGEIRRMLGTIGRIRTTQVGDKIIVEGDNLSDADRERLLVLVRHFPQIVDMTSQIGWDQMVLLDVQILELPRNVLQELGVKWGTHAGGLSMGAVWDTASSRLSGRPGDAVLDIPFRAISPAGYFGLNALLSASLQSLAQEGQAVVLAQPQLMARSGATAEFLAGGEVPYVTTDKNGQNQTIFKPYGVSLHITPRIQKNGNVRSKIEVEVSSVDASMAVNGGPALKTRRTSTEFNVQSGQTLVLAGFVSRDQFRNVDKLPGVGDLPILGALFRSNRFQRNETELAIFVRPVVVSADNQDLQKRAARSRTIIDETFKSPPILNTPVTADKADESQAELTVAKRSYPIWIPSGQKWQYSRKVPAADSIASTASVADKRDRVAQRTRPVPIRVRHSRWKPVLRLKISDAEQIVSR, encoded by the coding sequence ATGAAATTGATATACACATGTTCAATGATTATCGCGCTGGAAATGAGCGCAATTGCTCCGGCTTGTGCAAACGAGTCATCTGTCTCGCAGATTGCGTTGCAGGTGGGGGACGTCAAGGTTGTGCCGTTTGCTGATCTGGCCCGTGTGGCCGTCGGTGACGGAAAAATCGTCAATGCGGTAACCGACGGTGAAAATGAATTAGTGTTGTTTGCCCGGGAGCCGGGGCAAACTGTGCTGAATATCTGGGACAAAACGAATCGAAGCCAGCAGTTCCATATTGTCGTTCGTGCGGCCGGCGAGCAAAAGCTACAGGGCGAAATACGACGTATGCTCGGCACGATCGGGCGAATTAGAACCACCCAGGTAGGCGACAAGATCATCGTCGAAGGTGACAATCTGAGCGACGCGGATCGGGAGCGTCTGCTGGTACTGGTTAGACATTTTCCGCAAATTGTCGATATGACCAGCCAGATTGGCTGGGATCAAATGGTATTGCTTGATGTGCAGATACTGGAGCTACCGCGCAATGTACTGCAGGAACTTGGTGTCAAATGGGGTACGCATGCGGGTGGACTATCCATGGGCGCAGTCTGGGATACCGCCTCATCACGGTTGTCCGGCAGGCCGGGCGATGCGGTACTGGACATCCCGTTCAGGGCGATTTCACCTGCTGGCTATTTTGGCCTGAATGCGTTGCTATCTGCTTCCCTGCAGAGCCTGGCTCAGGAAGGACAGGCCGTGGTCTTGGCACAGCCGCAATTGATGGCGCGTAGCGGAGCGACTGCAGAGTTTCTGGCTGGTGGCGAGGTGCCTTATGTGACGACCGACAAAAACGGCCAGAACCAGACCATCTTCAAGCCCTATGGGGTAAGTCTGCACATTACGCCGCGCATCCAGAAAAATGGCAATGTGCGATCAAAAATCGAAGTTGAGGTCAGCTCGGTCGATGCGTCCATGGCGGTCAATGGCGGCCCCGCGCTTAAAACCCGGCGTACCTCCACAGAGTTTAATGTACAGTCCGGGCAGACACTGGTGCTGGCCGGATTTGTGTCGCGTGATCAGTTTCGTAATGTCGACAAGCTGCCCGGCGTGGGGGATCTGCCTATTCTGGGCGCACTGTTTCGCTCAAACCGGTTTCAGCGCAATGAAACTGAGCTGGCGATATTTGTGCGCCCTGTTGTGGTCTCGGCAGATAATCAGGACCTGCAAAAGCGCGCGGCCCGTTCACGCACCATCATAGACGAGACGTTTAAAAGTCCACCGATACTGAATACGCCAGTGACAGCGGATAAGGCCGATGAATCGCAAGCGGAATTGACCGTCGCCAAACGCAGTTACCCCATCTGGATTCCCTCGGGGCAAAAATGGCAGTACTCACGCAAGGTACCGGCAGCCGACAGTATAGCCAGTACCGCTAGCGTGGCGGACAAGCGCGACCGTGTCGCCCAACGTACGCGCCCGGTGCCGATACGAGTGCGTCATTCCCGATGGAAGCCTGTTCTGCGCTTGAAGATCTCCGATGCCGAGCAAATTGTCTCAAGGTGA
- a CDS encoding ATPase, T2SS/T4P/T4SS family: MIVIDMHFEDGMVERRQYALPLMVGRQKDCHICLRSWRVARQHARLVQRQAGVFIEDMGTLAGTMVNGLRITEYGPLAVADEILIGPCRMVVSEVLVGNRHGNMSGNPADERHYGQGLAGSALAEGQGLAQGHCQGSHPPPYQRSHQRSRQPSRHIPLLLSDDTRHRVAYGSPDMPLNKLREHGSAIADDASAAIAQSVRTPDSIGSPGASASIARQQPGAESGTESGAKSGTQQATDHNYAMRDQRWQLQLHASLLQALDLRRKDVSQMTDSALRLEAAVMLDRILAENLALPADVDRERLKQCVLDEAIGLGPLEPLLADPTITEIMVNRYDELFIEKAGRLMRYDGRFSSEKSVLGVIERIVTPLGRRIDESSPMVDARLKDGSRVNAIIPPVALRGASLTIRKFPDFRPGMNDLLRLGSLDAAMQQFLTLCVQHRKNLIVSGGTGSGKTTLLNVLSNCIPEHERIITIEDAAELRLNHVHLVALEARPANLEGKGQVQIRDLVRNALRMRPDRIVVGECRGAEAFDMLGAMNTGHEGSLTTLHANTPRDALARLETMILMAGMDLPLAAVREHIAGSIHFIVQQSRLSCGRRLITSITEICGLESGVIKSQEIFRFDRKGVGAFMGLGIAPDCFDVLREQGVPINMEMFSQYTPAGSGAGALVSQDNQPLESQMSLQECPL, encoded by the coding sequence ATGATTGTGATTGACATGCACTTTGAAGATGGCATGGTGGAGCGTCGCCAATATGCGTTACCGCTCATGGTGGGACGACAAAAGGATTGTCACATTTGCTTGCGCAGTTGGCGCGTGGCCCGGCAACATGCTCGGCTGGTTCAGCGACAGGCTGGCGTTTTCATTGAAGATATGGGGACACTTGCCGGCACCATGGTCAATGGCTTGCGTATTACTGAATACGGGCCCTTGGCGGTTGCCGATGAAATACTGATCGGCCCGTGCCGTATGGTCGTCAGTGAGGTATTGGTTGGGAACAGGCACGGAAACATGTCAGGTAACCCTGCCGATGAGCGTCATTACGGGCAAGGGCTGGCCGGCAGCGCTTTGGCAGAAGGGCAGGGTCTGGCTCAGGGACACTGTCAGGGGTCACATCCGCCACCATATCAGCGATCACATCAACGATCACGTCAACCATCACGTCATATACCACTGTTGCTGTCGGATGACACGCGCCACCGGGTTGCTTATGGTTCACCAGATATGCCGCTCAACAAACTCAGAGAGCACGGTTCCGCAATAGCGGATGACGCAAGCGCAGCCATCGCGCAGTCGGTGCGGACCCCGGACTCAATCGGCTCGCCAGGCGCGTCGGCATCAATTGCCCGGCAGCAACCGGGCGCGGAGTCTGGCACCGAATCGGGCGCGAAATCTGGCACTCAGCAAGCAACTGATCACAACTACGCTATGCGCGATCAGCGCTGGCAATTGCAGTTGCATGCCAGCCTGTTGCAGGCGCTTGACTTGCGGCGTAAAGATGTCTCGCAGATGACAGACTCGGCGTTGCGACTGGAGGCGGCCGTGATGCTTGACCGTATCCTCGCCGAAAATCTGGCCCTGCCGGCAGATGTGGACCGTGAACGCCTGAAGCAATGCGTACTGGATGAAGCGATCGGACTCGGGCCGCTGGAACCCTTATTGGCAGACCCGACCATTACCGAAATCATGGTGAACCGCTACGATGAGTTGTTCATCGAAAAGGCCGGACGACTGATGCGCTATGACGGCCGATTCAGCAGTGAAAAATCGGTGCTTGGTGTGATCGAGCGCATTGTAACGCCTCTGGGGCGACGCATCGACGAAAGCTCGCCCATGGTCGATGCGCGTCTGAAGGACGGCTCTCGCGTGAATGCGATTATCCCGCCTGTTGCCTTGCGCGGCGCCAGCCTGACCATTCGCAAATTCCCGGATTTTCGGCCCGGGATGAACGATCTGCTGCGGCTGGGCTCGCTGGACGCCGCCATGCAGCAATTTCTCACGCTCTGCGTGCAGCATCGCAAGAATCTCATTGTCTCGGGTGGCACCGGTTCCGGCAAAACCACCTTGCTTAATGTGCTGTCCAATTGCATACCTGAGCACGAGCGAATTATCACCATTGAGGATGCAGCAGAGTTACGCCTGAATCACGTGCACCTGGTCGCGCTTGAAGCGCGTCCGGCCAATCTTGAAGGCAAAGGCCAGGTGCAAATCCGCGACCTGGTCCGAAACGCCCTGCGTATGCGCCCGGACAGAATTGTGGTGGGAGAGTGCAGGGGCGCGGAAGCATTTGATATGCTAGGGGCGATGAATACCGGCCACGAAGGCTCGCTAACCACCTTGCATGCCAATACGCCACGGGATGCGCTGGCGCGCCTGGAAACCATGATCCTGATGGCCGGTATGGATCTGCCTTTGGCTGCAGTAAGGGAACATATTGCCGGCAGCATCCATTTTATTGTGCAGCAAAGTCGGCTTTCCTGCGGCAGACGGCTGATCACGTCGATCACGGAAATTTGCGGCCTGGAAAGCGGTGTGATCAAGTCACAGGAAATCTTTCGCTTTGATCGCAAGGGAGTCGGCGCCTTTATGGGATTGGGCATTGCGCCTGACTGTTTTGATGTCTTGCGTGAACAGGGCGTGCCGATCAATATGGAAATGTTCAGCCAGTATACGCCCGCTGGTAGCGGCGCCGGTGCGCTCGTGTCTCAGGACAATCAACCGTTAGAATCACAAATGTCATTGCAGGAGTGTCCACTATGA